One Nicotiana tomentosiformis chromosome 4, ASM39032v3, whole genome shotgun sequence genomic window carries:
- the LOC138909890 gene encoding uncharacterized protein: protein MGERGYNTPNDRPSRYNRFVMVGTIIGVEITESGNISGKIIRKRKKRVRVLKSEDAAEEEERLREEGGSGSGDASAAEGLFRLRKRFQESVSSVQEPLEDLLKRVFDCYNLIKKKSSRVKFPETARTNKKRKAASFIPVETPPTRGTTTRSQKKQIAADLERALEESRRKDGAKGKKKVTEPIEAIEIEEMDLVFHDKDKTEEVVTPKAKKRKISKKKSPSKTVEAEPSTLAKRTRSAKKSRKMQTMEEEESKKEEETDEEHDKMV, encoded by the exons atgggggaacggggctataacaCTCCAAATGATCGCCCGAGTCGTTACAACAGATTTGTTATGGTTGGAACTATTATTGGGGTTGAAATCACTGAATCTGGAAACATTAGTGgtaaaataataagaaaaagaaaaaagagagtgAGGGTGCTCAAG AGTGAGGATGCTGCTGAGGAGGAAGAAAGGTTGAGAGAAGAAGGGGGTAGTGGGTCTGGAGATGCTAGTGCAGCTGAGGGGCTGTTTAGGTTGAGGAAGAGGTTTCAAGAATCTGTTTCATCTGTGCAGGAACCCCTTGAAGACCTATTGAAGCGAGTGTTTGATTGCTACAATCTGATAAAGAAGAAAAGTTCAAGAGTTAAATTCCCTGAAACTGCTAGGACAAACAAGAAGAGAAAGGCTGCCTCTTTTATTCCTGTAGagactcctcctacaagaggaacaactacaaggagtcagaagaagcaGATTGCGGCTGACCTAGAAAGAGCCTTAGAAGAGAGTAGAAGAAAAGATGGTGCAAAGGGAAAGAAGAAAGTGACTGAACCTATTGAGGCAATTGAAATTGAGGAGATGGACCTGGTTTTTCATGATAAAGACAAGACAGAGGAGGTTGTGActccaaaggcaaagaaaagaaagatttCCAAAAAGAAGTCACCTTCAAAGACTGTTGAGGCAGAGCCTTCTACCTTGGCAAAAAGAACCAGATCTGCCAAAAAATCTAGGAAAATGCAAACAATGGAGGAAGAGGAAAGtaaaaaagaagaggaaactgATGAAGAGCATGACAAGATGGTTTAG
- the LOC138909889 gene encoding uncharacterized protein — protein sequence MIYWIITVDETVNAIPVWVVFPHLPIQYWATENLGRIASCLGKPICTDKLTAKEGRISYARVLIEMDVSQPLPDSVMIEEPDGSCKLQPLEYELKPDYCQECVQIGSHKESCKAQVKAKLTTIDKQQPRKPQKKVQQQQWKAKTTINPPTNHTTLAYDKSKEANYKEVTTYIEKIPAAHRPSKDRGKKKNG from the coding sequence atgatatATTGGATCATTACAGTTGATGAGACAGTGAATGCCATACCAGTTTGGGTAGTGTTTCCACACCTACCCATTCAGTATTGGGCGACAGAAAACTTGGGGAGAATAGCTAGTTGCTTGGGAAAACCGATTTGTACTGATAAACTTACAGCTAAAGAGGGAAGAATCTCCTATGCTAGGGTACTTATTGAAATGGATGTTTCCCAACCTCTCCCAGACTCAGTAATGATTGAGGAGCCTGATGGTAGCTGCAAATTACAACCACTTGAATATGAGTTAAAACCTGACTATTGCCAGGAATGCGTGCAGATTGGCAGCCATAAGGAGAGCTGCAAAGCACAGGTCAAGGCAAAGCTTACAACAATTGATAAGCAGCAGCCGAGGAAACCACAAAAGAAAGTTCAGCAACAACAATGGAAAGCCAAAACTACCATAAATCCACCTACTAATCACACAACACTGGCATATGACAAATCCAAGGAAGCAAACTACAAGGAAGTGACCACATATATAGAGAAAATCCCTGCAGCTCATAGACCAAGCAAAGATAGGGGCaaaaaaaaaaatggatga